Proteins encoded by one window of Erwinia pyrifoliae DSM 12163:
- the oppA gene encoding oligopeptide ABC transporter substrate-binding protein OppA translates to MKHITKNTLIAAGVMAALTGNLAWAADVPAGVQLADKQELVKGNGAEPQSLDPHKIEGVTESNINRDILEGLVIADTEGQVIPGVAESWESKEGGKVWIFHLRNTAKWSNGEPVTAQDFVYSWQRLADPKTASPYASYLQYGHLLNVDDIIAGKKSPDTLGVKAVDPHTLQVTLSDAVPYFYKLLIHASMSPVYKPAVEKFGEKWTQPANFVGNGAFKPAEWVVNERIVLERNPQYWDNAHTVLNKVTFLPISSEVTDTNRYRSGSSDMTFNYLPIELYQKLKKEIPAEIHAEPYLCTYYYEINNQKPPFNDVRVRTALKLGLDRYILVNKVKAQGEDPAYSFTPPYTDGIKLTPPEWFTWSQDKRNEEAKKLLAAAGYTADKPLTFDLLYNTSDLHKKLAIAAASIWKKNLGVNVKLQNQEWKTYIDTRHQGSFDVARAAWCADYNEPSSFVNMLLSDSSNNTSHYKSAAFDKAVKATLQAKDESQRAADYSAAEKVLDAESGIIPVYYYKNLRLVKPWVGGYNGKDPLDNIRDKNLYIIQH, encoded by the coding sequence ATGAAACATATCACCAAGAATACGCTGATCGCCGCTGGCGTCATGGCCGCTTTGACCGGCAACCTGGCGTGGGCCGCTGACGTTCCGGCCGGCGTGCAGCTGGCGGATAAGCAGGAGCTGGTCAAGGGCAACGGTGCCGAGCCGCAGTCGCTCGATCCGCACAAGATCGAAGGCGTTACGGAATCAAATATCAACCGCGACATTCTGGAAGGTCTGGTTATTGCCGATACAGAGGGTCAAGTGATCCCCGGCGTGGCGGAAAGCTGGGAAAGTAAAGAGGGCGGCAAGGTATGGATTTTCCATCTGCGCAACACCGCGAAATGGTCTAACGGCGAGCCGGTCACCGCGCAGGACTTTGTCTACAGCTGGCAGCGGCTGGCTGACCCGAAAACCGCGTCGCCCTATGCCAGCTATCTGCAATATGGCCACCTGCTGAACGTCGATGACATTATCGCCGGCAAGAAGTCGCCGGATACCCTCGGCGTGAAGGCGGTTGATCCTCATACGTTACAGGTGACGCTCAGTGACGCCGTACCTTACTTTTACAAGCTGCTGATCCACGCATCCATGTCACCTGTCTACAAACCGGCGGTGGAGAAGTTCGGTGAAAAATGGACCCAGCCAGCGAATTTCGTCGGCAACGGCGCGTTTAAACCGGCAGAGTGGGTGGTAAACGAACGGATCGTGCTGGAGCGCAACCCGCAGTATTGGGATAACGCCCATACCGTGCTGAACAAGGTCACTTTCCTGCCGATCTCGTCTGAAGTCACCGATACCAACCGCTATCGCAGCGGCAGCAGCGATATGACCTTCAACTATTTACCGATCGAACTGTATCAGAAGCTGAAAAAAGAGATCCCGGCTGAAATTCACGCTGAACCCTATCTTTGCACCTACTATTACGAGATCAATAACCAGAAGCCACCGTTCAACGATGTGCGCGTGCGTACCGCGTTAAAACTGGGCCTTGACCGCTATATTCTGGTGAATAAGGTGAAAGCGCAGGGCGAAGATCCGGCTTACAGCTTTACGCCTCCTTATACCGACGGCATTAAGCTGACTCCGCCGGAGTGGTTCACCTGGTCACAGGACAAGCGTAACGAAGAAGCGAAAAAACTGCTGGCGGCAGCGGGTTACACCGCCGATAAGCCACTAACCTTTGACCTGCTGTACAACACCTCCGATCTGCATAAAAAGCTGGCGATTGCCGCCGCCTCCATCTGGAAAAAGAACCTTGGGGTGAACGTTAAGCTGCAAAACCAGGAGTGGAAAACCTACATTGATACCCGCCATCAGGGCAGCTTTGACGTGGCGCGTGCGGCCTGGTGTGCCGACTACAATGAACCGAGTAGTTTTGTGAATATGCTGTTGTCAGACAGCAGCAACAATACCTCTCACTACAAGAGCGCGGCCTTTGATAAGGCGGTGAAGGCGACACTGCAGGCGAAAGATGAAAGCCAACGTGCCGCCGACTATAGCGCAGCAGAGAAAGTCCTTGATGCTGAATCCGGCATCATTCCGGTCTATTACTACAAAAATCTGCGCCTGGTGAAGCCGTGGGTCGGCGGCTATAACGGAAAAGATCCGCTGGATAATATCCGCGATAAAAATCTGTACATTATTCAACATTAA
- the oppB gene encoding oligopeptide ABC transporter permease OppB has translation MLKFILRRFLEAIPTLFILITISFFMMRLAPGSPFTGERQLTPEVMANIEAKYHLNDPMWKQYLNYLQQLAHGDFGPSFKYKDYSVNDLVAASFPVSARLGAAAFLFALVFGVSAGVIAALKQNSKWDYAVMGVAMTGIVIPSFVVAPLLVLLFSITLKWLPGGGWNGGALKYMLLPMVALSLAYIASIARITRGSMIEVLHSNFIRTARAKGLPMHRIVLRHALKPALLPVLSYLGPAFVGIITGSMVIETIYGLPGIGQLFVNGALNRDYSLVLSLTILVGALTILFNAIVDVLYAVIDPKIRY, from the coding sequence ATGTTAAAATTTATTCTGCGTCGTTTTCTCGAAGCGATCCCGACGCTCTTTATTCTGATCACCATTTCTTTCTTTATGATGCGGCTGGCACCCGGTAGCCCCTTCACCGGCGAGCGTCAGCTGACGCCAGAAGTCATGGCCAATATTGAAGCCAAATATCATCTCAATGACCCGATGTGGAAGCAGTATCTCAACTATCTTCAGCAGCTGGCGCACGGGGATTTCGGCCCGTCGTTTAAATACAAAGACTATTCGGTTAACGACCTGGTCGCCGCTTCATTCCCGGTCTCCGCCAGGCTGGGCGCGGCGGCATTTCTGTTTGCGCTGGTCTTTGGCGTTAGCGCTGGGGTGATCGCTGCGCTGAAGCAAAACAGCAAATGGGATTATGCGGTAATGGGGGTGGCGATGACCGGCATCGTTATTCCGAGCTTTGTGGTGGCACCGCTGCTGGTGCTGCTGTTCTCGATTACCCTGAAATGGTTGCCCGGCGGTGGCTGGAATGGCGGGGCGCTGAAGTATATGCTCCTGCCAATGGTGGCGCTGTCGCTGGCCTATATTGCCAGCATTGCGCGTATAACCCGTGGTTCAATGATTGAAGTTTTGCACTCCAACTTTATCCGTACCGCCCGCGCCAAAGGTCTGCCGATGCACCGCATCGTGCTGCGCCACGCGCTGAAGCCCGCGCTGCTGCCGGTGCTCTCCTACCTCGGGCCTGCTTTCGTCGGCATTATTACCGGTTCGATGGTGATTGAAACCATTTACGGCCTGCCCGGCATCGGCCAGCTGTTTGTTAACGGCGCGCTTAACCGCGACTACTCGCTGGTGTTAAGTCTGACCATTCTGGTCGGCGCATTAACCATCTTGTTTAACGCGATTGTTGACGTGCTGTACGCCGTTATCGATCCAAAAATTCGTTACTGA
- the oppC gene encoding oligopeptide ABC transporter permease OppC, with product MKLSHKNSEALDKFSEKLEIEGRSLWQDARRRFIHNRAALASLVVLLLVTLFVVLAPMLSPFTYDDTDWAMMSAAPDIASGHYMGTDSSGRDLLVRVAIGGRISLMVGVAAALVAVVLGTLYGTLAGYIGGKTDSVMMRLLEILNSFPFMFFVILLVTFFGQNILLIFVAIGMVSWLDMARIVRGQTLSLKRKEFIEAAEVGGVSTFKIVLRHIVPNVLGVVVVYASLLVPSMILFESFLSFLGLGTQEPLSSWGALLSDGANSMEVSPWLLLYPAAFLVITLFCFNFIGDGLRDALDPKDR from the coding sequence ATGAAGTTAAGTCATAAAAACAGCGAAGCCCTGGATAAATTCAGCGAAAAGCTTGAAATCGAAGGGCGCAGCCTGTGGCAGGATGCGCGCCGTCGCTTTATTCACAACCGCGCGGCGCTGGCCAGCCTGGTCGTGCTGCTGCTGGTGACGCTGTTCGTGGTACTGGCCCCGATGCTGTCGCCGTTCACCTATGATGATACCGACTGGGCGATGATGTCAGCCGCGCCGGACATCGCTTCCGGTCACTATATGGGCACCGACTCCTCCGGGCGCGATCTGCTGGTGCGCGTGGCAATCGGCGGGCGCATCTCGCTGATGGTGGGCGTTGCCGCCGCGCTGGTGGCAGTGGTGCTCGGCACGCTTTACGGCACCCTGGCGGGGTATATCGGCGGTAAAACCGACTCGGTAATGATGCGCCTGCTGGAGATCCTCAACTCATTTCCGTTTATGTTCTTCGTTATCCTGCTGGTGACCTTTTTCGGTCAGAATATCCTGCTGATATTTGTCGCCATCGGCATGGTTTCCTGGCTGGATATGGCGCGTATCGTGCGTGGTCAGACGTTGAGCCTGAAGCGTAAAGAGTTTATTGAAGCCGCCGAGGTCGGGGGTGTCTCTACCTTCAAAATCGTGCTGCGCCACATTGTGCCTAATGTGCTGGGCGTTGTGGTGGTTTACGCCTCGCTGCTGGTGCCCAGCATGATCCTGTTTGAGTCGTTCCTTAGCTTCCTCGGTTTGGGCACCCAGGAGCCGTTAAGCAGCTGGGGCGCACTGCTCAGCGACGGGGCCAATTCCATGGAAGTTTCGCCGTGGCTGCTGCTTTATCCGGCGGCGTTCCTCGTCATTACCCTGTTCTGTTTTAACTTTATCGGCGATGGTTTACGTGATGCCCTCGACCCGAAAGATCGTTAA
- a CDS encoding ABC transporter ATP-binding protein: MRVIELKPAMAKTQGSEPLLDVKDLRVTFSTPDGDVTAVNDLNFSLHAGETLGIVGESGSGKSQTAFALMGLLASNGRIGGSARFHGAEILNLPEKQLNKLRAEQIAMIFQDPMTSLNPYMRVGEQLMEVLQLHKGLKGAQAFEESVRMLDAVKMPEARKRMNMFPHEFSGGMRQRVMIAMALLCKPKLLIADEPTTALDVTVQAQIMTLLNELKREFNTAIIMITHDLGVVAGICDRVLVMYAGRTMEYGDARHVFYQPTHPYSIGLLDAVPRLDAPAGESLITIPGNPPNLLRLPGGCPFQPRCPHAMEVCTTTPPLEAFAPGRLRACFKPVEELV; the protein is encoded by the coding sequence ATGAGAGTAATTGAATTAAAGCCCGCAATGGCGAAAACCCAGGGAAGCGAACCTCTGCTGGATGTGAAAGACCTGCGCGTCACCTTCAGTACCCCGGACGGCGATGTGACGGCGGTCAACGACCTTAACTTCAGCCTGCATGCCGGGGAAACGCTTGGCATTGTCGGCGAGTCAGGTTCCGGAAAATCACAGACCGCTTTCGCCCTGATGGGGCTGCTAGCCAGCAACGGCCGTATTGGCGGTTCGGCGCGATTCCACGGTGCCGAAATTCTCAATCTGCCGGAAAAGCAGCTGAATAAGCTGCGCGCCGAGCAAATCGCCATGATTTTCCAGGATCCGATGACCTCGCTGAACCCCTATATGCGCGTCGGTGAGCAGCTGATGGAAGTGTTGCAGCTGCACAAAGGGCTGAAGGGCGCTCAGGCGTTTGAAGAGTCGGTGCGCATGCTGGATGCGGTCAAAATGCCGGAGGCGCGCAAACGCATGAACATGTTCCCGCATGAATTTTCAGGCGGCATGCGCCAGCGCGTGATGATTGCCATGGCGCTGCTGTGCAAACCAAAATTGCTCATCGCCGATGAGCCGACCACCGCACTTGACGTCACCGTTCAGGCGCAAATTATGACCCTGCTGAATGAACTGAAACGGGAGTTCAATACCGCCATTATTATGATCACCCACGATCTGGGCGTGGTGGCGGGCATCTGCGATCGCGTGCTGGTGATGTATGCCGGGCGCACCATGGAATATGGTGATGCGCGCCATGTCTTTTACCAGCCGACGCATCCTTACTCCATTGGCCTGCTGGACGCAGTACCGCGCCTGGATGCGCCAGCCGGTGAGTCGCTGATTACCATCCCCGGCAACCCGCCCAACCTGCTGCGCCTGCCGGGCGGTTGCCCGTTCCAGCCGCGCTGCCCGCATGCTATGGAAGTATGCACGACCACACCGCCGCTTGAGGCTTTTGCGCCAGGCCGACTGCGTGCCTGCTTCAAACCCGTGGAGGAACTGGTATGA
- the oppF gene encoding murein tripeptide/oligopeptide ABC transporter ATP binding protein OppF — protein sequence MNSVAEKKILLEIADLKVHFDIKDGRQWFWQAPKTLKAVDGVSLRLYEGETLGIVGESGCGKSTLARAIIGLVKATDGRVAWLGRDLLGQSAEQWRAARSDIQMIFQDPLASLNPRMTIGDIIAEPLRTYHPDMAREQVKERVKTMMMKVGLLPNLINRYPHEFSGGQCQRIGIARALILEPKLIICDEPVSALDVSIQAQVVNLLQNLQREMGLSLIFIAHDLAVVKHISDRVLVMYLGHPVELGTYDEVYQNPQHPYTRALMSAVPIPDPDLEKNKTIQLLEGELPSPIDPPSGCVFRTRCPIAGPECAVTRPLLEGSFRHAVSCLKVDPL from the coding sequence ATGAATAGCGTGGCAGAGAAAAAGATCCTGCTGGAAATTGCCGACCTGAAGGTCCATTTCGATATCAAAGATGGGCGGCAGTGGTTCTGGCAAGCCCCCAAGACCCTGAAGGCGGTAGACGGCGTCAGTCTGCGTTTATACGAAGGTGAAACGCTGGGAATTGTTGGCGAGTCCGGCTGTGGCAAGTCCACGCTGGCGCGGGCGATTATCGGGCTGGTGAAAGCCACCGACGGACGCGTGGCGTGGCTGGGGCGCGATTTGCTCGGGCAAAGTGCCGAACAATGGCGCGCGGCGCGCAGCGATATTCAGATGATATTCCAGGATCCGCTGGCATCGCTTAATCCACGTATGACCATTGGAGATATCATCGCGGAACCGCTGCGTACCTACCATCCGGACATGGCGCGTGAGCAGGTGAAAGAGCGCGTGAAAACGATGATGATGAAAGTGGGGCTGCTACCTAATCTGATTAACCGCTATCCGCACGAGTTCTCCGGCGGCCAGTGCCAGCGTATCGGCATCGCCCGCGCTTTAATCCTGGAACCTAAACTGATTATCTGCGATGAGCCGGTCTCGGCGCTGGACGTATCAATTCAGGCTCAGGTGGTCAATTTGTTGCAGAATTTGCAGCGTGAGATGGGTCTGTCGCTGATTTTTATTGCGCACGATCTGGCGGTGGTAAAGCATATCTCTGACCGCGTACTGGTGATGTATCTTGGTCACCCGGTGGAACTGGGCACCTATGACGAGGTGTACCAGAACCCGCAGCACCCCTATACCCGTGCGCTGATGTCAGCAGTGCCGATCCCCGATCCCGATCTGGAGAAAAACAAAACTATCCAGTTACTGGAAGGAGAACTGCCGTCACCTATCGATCCCCCATCGGGCTGCGTTTTCCGCACCCGCTGCCCGATAGCCGGGCCGGAATGTGCCGTAACGCGCCCGTTGCTGGAGGGCAGTTTCCGCCATGCGGTATCCTGCCTGAAGGTCGATCCGCTGTGA
- a CDS encoding HI1450 family dsDNA-mimic protein has product MDLNNRLSEDETLEQAYDIFLELAVDNLDPADVILFNLQFEQRGGAELYDPAEDWAEHVDFDLNPDFFAEVVIGLGEADGEPISDVFARVLLCREKDHKLCHILWKE; this is encoded by the coding sequence ATGGATTTAAACAACCGCCTGAGCGAAGACGAAACCCTGGAACAGGCATACGATATTTTCCTTGAGCTGGCCGTCGATAATCTCGACCCCGCCGATGTGATTCTGTTCAATCTTCAGTTTGAGCAGCGCGGCGGCGCAGAGCTGTACGATCCCGCTGAAGACTGGGCTGAGCATGTTGACTTCGACCTTAATCCGGACTTTTTCGCTGAAGTGGTGATCGGCCTGGGCGAAGCAGACGGTGAGCCGATTAGTGATGTGTTTGCCCGCGTGCTGCTATGCCGCGAGAAAGACCATAAGCTGTGTCATATTTTGTGGAAAGAGTGA
- the cls gene encoding cardiolipin synthase yields MTTFYTVMSWLLVFGYWLLIAGVTLRILMKRRAVPSAMAWLLIIYILPLVGIIAYLSLGELHLGKRRAERARTMWPSTARWLNELKSGHPIFAKENSDVAQPLFQLCEKRQGVAGVKGNQLQLLTSTDDTLRTLVRDIQLARHNIEMVFYIWLPGGHADHVAEALMAAARRGVHCRLLLDSAGSVDFFRSPWPAMMRNAGVDVVEALRVSLLRVFLRRMDLRQHRKVVLIDNYIAYTGSMNLVDPRFFKQHAGVGQWVDLMARMEGPVATTMGIIYACDWEIETGKRILPPPPDDNVMPFEQESGHTIQVIASGPGFPEDMIHQALLTAVYSAREQLIMTTPYFVPSDDLLHAICTAAWRGVEVSIIVPRHNDSLLVRWASRAFFDEMLAAGVKIYQFEGGLLHSKSILVDGQLSLVGTVNLDMRSLWLNFEITLVIDDDGFGSDLARVQEDYIARSRLLDARRWAHRAYWQRIVERLFYFFSPLL; encoded by the coding sequence ATGACCACTTTTTACACCGTGATGAGCTGGCTGCTGGTATTCGGTTACTGGTTGCTGATTGCCGGCGTCACCTTGCGCATCCTGATGAAGCGCCGCGCAGTGCCATCTGCGATGGCCTGGCTGCTGATTATCTATATCCTGCCGCTGGTCGGCATAATCGCTTATCTTTCTCTGGGTGAACTTCATCTCGGTAAACGCCGGGCTGAACGGGCGCGCACCATGTGGCCATCTACCGCCCGCTGGCTTAACGAATTGAAGTCCGGTCACCCTATTTTTGCCAAAGAGAACAGCGATGTGGCCCAACCGCTGTTTCAGCTTTGTGAAAAGCGTCAGGGGGTGGCGGGAGTAAAAGGCAACCAGCTGCAGTTGCTGACCAGTACCGACGACACGCTACGTACGCTGGTGCGCGATATTCAACTGGCACGCCACAACATTGAGATGGTGTTTTACATCTGGCTACCCGGCGGGCACGCCGACCACGTTGCGGAAGCGCTGATGGCGGCCGCACGGCGTGGGGTGCATTGCCGTCTGCTGCTTGACTCGGCCGGCAGCGTAGATTTCTTCCGTAGCCCGTGGCCGGCGATGATGCGCAATGCCGGGGTAGACGTGGTGGAAGCGCTGCGCGTCAGTCTGCTGCGCGTGTTCCTGCGCCGCATGGATTTGCGCCAGCACCGCAAAGTGGTGCTGATTGATAATTATATTGCTTATACCGGCAGCATGAATCTGGTTGACCCGCGCTTCTTCAAACAACATGCCGGGGTCGGCCAGTGGGTAGACCTGATGGCGCGAATGGAAGGCCCGGTGGCAACGACCATGGGCATTATCTACGCCTGCGACTGGGAGATTGAAACCGGCAAGCGTATTCTGCCCCCCCCGCCCGACGACAATGTGATGCCGTTTGAGCAGGAGAGCGGCCATACCATTCAGGTAATCGCTTCCGGTCCCGGCTTCCCGGAAGATATGATACACCAGGCGTTGTTAACGGCCGTCTACTCGGCGCGTGAGCAGCTGATCATGACCACCCCCTACTTTGTGCCCAGCGATGACCTGCTGCATGCCATTTGTACCGCCGCCTGGCGCGGCGTTGAGGTCAGCATTATTGTGCCCCGCCACAATGACTCGCTGCTGGTGCGCTGGGCCAGCCGGGCCTTCTTTGATGAAATGCTGGCCGCCGGCGTGAAAATCTATCAGTTCGAGGGCGGGCTGCTACACAGTAAAAGTATTCTGGTTGACGGCCAGCTAAGCCTGGTCGGCACCGTCAATCTGGATATGCGCAGTCTGTGGCTCAACTTTGAGATAACGCTGGTGATCGATGATGACGGATTTGGCAGCGACCTGGCCCGCGTTCAGGAGGATTATATCGCCCGCTCCCGCCTGCTTGATGCCAGGCGTTGGGCGCACCGGGCATACTGGCAGCGCATTGTTGAACGACTGTTTTACTTCTTCAGCCCGTTACTGTAA
- a CDS encoding YciY family protein, which yields MARWLEGQSRRYGHMYSFRHQLSQQQRRSILFISPIL from the coding sequence GTGGCGCGCTGGCTGGAAGGGCAATCACGTCGCTATGGGCATATGTACTCATTCCGCCATCAGCTGAGCCAGCAACAACGCCGCTCGATTTTGTTTATCAGCCCCATTCTCTGA
- a CDS encoding YciI family protein, with amino-acid sequence MLYVIYAEDHADSLEKRTAVRPAHVARLQLLRDEGRLIIAGPMPAVDSNEPGDAGFSGSTIIAEFPSLEAAQKWAQDDPYNAAGAYKHATVKPFKRTF; translated from the coding sequence GTGTTGTATGTCATTTACGCTGAAGATCATGCTGACTCTCTGGAGAAACGCACGGCGGTGCGCCCGGCGCACGTTGCCCGCTTACAGTTACTGCGTGACGAAGGGCGGCTGATTATTGCCGGCCCGATGCCGGCAGTTGACAGCAACGAACCGGGGGATGCGGGGTTTAGCGGTTCAACCATCATTGCCGAATTCCCGTCTCTGGAAGCGGCACAGAAGTGGGCGCAGGATGACCCGTACAATGCGGCGGGAGCCTACAAACACGCCACGGTCAAACCATTTAAACGGACGTTTTAA
- the tonB gene encoding TonB system transport protein TonB, whose amino-acid sequence MTTLITDLPRRSPLPLLGSIALHGAVIGAMLYASLHQAVDMPKASQPISVSMVAPEMQPEPQAVPPDVAPEPEAEAEPEPEPVKKEPVAIPKPEPKPKPKPKPVKKEVVKPKPEVKPRPAAPLETRPAEQAKPSTAPKNSPSPSSALSSGPRALSVGKPSYPARAFALHIEGQVRVQFDVDSSGQVDNIRILSAEPRNMFEREVKQAMRKWRYEAGKPGKDLTMNIQFKLNGGSSIG is encoded by the coding sequence ATGACCACGCTGATAACTGATTTACCTCGCCGCTCACCGCTGCCATTGCTTGGCTCGATCGCACTGCATGGAGCGGTGATTGGGGCAATGCTGTATGCCTCACTGCATCAGGCAGTGGACATGCCAAAAGCATCTCAGCCAATTAGCGTATCGATGGTGGCACCTGAAATGCAGCCGGAACCACAGGCTGTACCGCCTGACGTCGCTCCGGAGCCTGAAGCCGAAGCAGAACCCGAACCCGAACCGGTAAAAAAAGAGCCGGTAGCCATTCCCAAGCCTGAGCCTAAGCCCAAACCCAAACCAAAACCGGTTAAGAAAGAGGTGGTGAAGCCGAAGCCGGAGGTGAAGCCTCGCCCGGCCGCCCCGTTGGAAACCCGGCCGGCAGAACAGGCTAAACCCTCCACCGCGCCGAAAAATTCGCCATCGCCTTCCAGTGCGCTGTCAAGCGGACCGCGTGCGTTAAGCGTGGGTAAGCCGTCTTATCCCGCCCGCGCCTTTGCCTTGCACATCGAAGGGCAAGTACGCGTGCAGTTCGACGTTGACAGTTCGGGGCAGGTGGACAACATTCGTATCTTGTCGGCAGAGCCGCGCAATATGTTCGAACGTGAAGTGAAACAGGCGATGCGCAAGTGGCGTTATGAGGCGGGTAAACCAGGTAAAGACCTTACCATGAACATTCAGTTCAAGCTTAATGGTGGTTCCAGCATCGGCTAA
- the yciA gene encoding acyl-CoA thioester hydrolase YciA, translated as MSKQLRTPQGEMVLRTLAMPADTNANGDIFGGWLMSQMDMGGAILAKEIAGGRVVTVRVDGMTFMKPVAVGDVVCCHARCVRTGTSSVTVNIEVWIKKVSSEPIGQRYCTTEAVFIYVAVDSQGKPRPLPEGKSHFSADPQP; from the coding sequence ATGAGCAAACAACTGAGAACCCCGCAGGGCGAGATGGTGCTGCGCACGCTTGCCATGCCGGCAGATACCAACGCTAACGGCGATATTTTTGGCGGCTGGCTGATGTCACAAATGGACATGGGCGGCGCTATTCTGGCTAAGGAGATTGCCGGAGGACGTGTGGTTACCGTACGGGTTGACGGCATGACATTTATGAAGCCGGTGGCGGTGGGCGATGTTGTTTGCTGCCACGCGCGCTGCGTGCGCACCGGCACCAGTTCCGTCACCGTCAATATTGAAGTGTGGATCAAGAAAGTATCATCGGAACCGATTGGTCAACGCTACTGCACCACCGAAGCGGTATTTATTTACGTCGCGGTGGACAGCCAGGGAAAACCGCGCCCGCTGCCGGAGGGTAAAAGCCACTTTAGCGCAGACCCGCAGCCTTAA
- a CDS encoding septation protein A — translation MKQLLDFLPLVVFFVFYKLYDIFVASGALIVASAIALAISWLLYRKLEKMSLITFAMVAVFGTLTIALHNPDFIKWKVTIIYGLFATALLFSHGFMQQPLIQKMLGKEIQLPAFAWRRLNLAWALFFLACGVANIYVAFWLTQDTWMNFKVFGLSGLTLLFTLLSGIYIYRLMPQEEK, via the coding sequence ATGAAGCAATTACTCGACTTTCTCCCCCTTGTGGTATTTTTTGTTTTCTACAAGCTGTACGACATTTTCGTCGCATCCGGCGCGCTGATTGTCGCTTCGGCTATCGCGCTGGCCATCAGTTGGCTGCTGTATCGCAAGCTGGAAAAAATGTCGCTGATTACCTTTGCCATGGTGGCTGTTTTTGGCACCTTGACGATTGCCCTGCATAATCCTGATTTTATTAAGTGGAAAGTGACCATCATTTATGGTCTTTTTGCCACCGCACTGCTGTTCAGCCACGGGTTTATGCAGCAGCCGCTGATTCAGAAAATGTTGGGCAAAGAGATCCAACTGCCCGCATTTGCCTGGCGCCGCCTGAACCTTGCCTGGGCGCTGTTTTTCCTCGCCTGTGGCGTGGCTAACATCTACGTTGCGTTCTGGCTGACTCAGGACACATGGATGAACTTTAAAGTCTTTGGCCTGAGCGGCCTGACGCTGCTGTTTACCCTGTTGAGCGGCATATATATTTATCGTTTGATGCCACAAGAAGAAAAATAA
- a CDS encoding YciC family protein has protein sequence MSITAGSLYRDTGNFFRHQLITIILMALLTSFVTMLIGKALTPGIDQMQILGDGAARSASNLMEMVRNMSPEQQQVLLRASAAGTFASLMGNVLLLGGMLSLIPLVSSGQRVSALRAMGSAAPELPRLLLLTFLMTLVIQLGFMALVVPGVLLAVTLALAPMIMTTEKVGVFAAMRASFRLCWSQMKLVAPAVTLWMAAKLMVLLLASALLVLPPDVASVLLNALSNLLSAALIIYLSRLYMLLR, from the coding sequence ATGTCTATCACGGCGGGTTCGCTATACCGTGACACGGGGAATTTTTTCCGCCATCAGCTGATCACCATTATTTTGATGGCGCTGCTGACTTCATTTGTCACCATGCTCATCGGCAAGGCGCTGACGCCGGGTATCGATCAGATGCAGATCCTCGGTGACGGCGCAGCGCGTTCTGCCAGCAACCTGATGGAGATGGTGCGCAACATGTCGCCCGAACAGCAACAGGTACTATTACGTGCTTCAGCCGCCGGAACCTTTGCCTCACTGATGGGGAACGTGCTGCTGCTGGGCGGCATGTTAAGCCTGATCCCTTTGGTTTCATCCGGGCAACGGGTCAGCGCTTTGCGCGCCATGGGTTCCGCTGCCCCGGAGCTGCCACGCCTGCTGCTGTTGACGTTCCTGATGACGCTGGTCATCCAACTCGGCTTTATGGCGCTGGTGGTTCCCGGCGTTCTGCTGGCGGTGACTCTGGCGCTGGCACCGATGATTATGACCACCGAGAAAGTCGGCGTTTTCGCAGCGATGCGCGCCAGCTTCCGCCTGTGCTGGAGCCAGATGAAACTGGTGGCTCCGGCAGTGACTCTGTGGATGGCGGCAAAGCTGATGGTACTGCTGCTGGCTTCGGCGTTGCTGGTGCTGCCGCCGGATGTTGCCTCGGTGCTGCTGAATGCACTGAGCAATCTGCTTTCTGCCGCGCTGATTATTTATCTGTCACGTTTGTATATGCTGTTACGTTGA